A region of Domibacillus sp. DTU_2020_1001157_1_SI_ALB_TIR_016 DNA encodes the following proteins:
- a CDS encoding immunoglobulin-like domain-containing protein: MKKQLIFALCVMTIFLLPFSFHGQEKSDEELTKRSKLQKLLSSKDGITLTMKEEQYTTFSNSIVLQIQNSTNKEFSYREHFLLEKNIDGTWYEVPCKSYYLTKRSKVLHPHASSRIILFTDELEYGLTPGKYRATDSFRPNEDEKEGFTLAVPFKVIKQENS; encoded by the coding sequence GTGAAAAAGCAGCTTATCTTCGCCCTTTGCGTAATGACTATTTTCCTTTTGCCGTTTTCCTTTCATGGACAAGAAAAATCAGATGAAGAACTGACTAAAAGGTCGAAATTACAAAAACTTTTAAGTTCAAAAGATGGGATTACTCTAACGATGAAAGAAGAACAATATACAACGTTCAGCAACAGTATTGTTCTTCAGATTCAAAACAGCACCAATAAGGAATTCAGCTATCGAGAACACTTTCTTCTTGAAAAAAATATTGATGGGACGTGGTATGAAGTGCCCTGTAAATCGTATTACCTGACTAAACGGAGTAAAGTGCTTCATCCACACGCATCATCGAGGATCATTCTGTTCACCGATGAATTGGAATATGGTCTTACTCCTGGAAAATATCGAGCCACTGACAGCTTTAGGCCTAACGAGGATGAAAAAGAGGGGTTTACCCTTGCTGTCCCCTTTAAAGTCATAAAGCAGGAAAACTCCTAA
- a CDS encoding CdaR family transcriptional regulator, which produces MKEQFQISPSLAQMIVDAAKEVIGKDINFIHLDGKVIASTDPGRIGSFHAAALQVRKTERVIEVLENEIFKGTRKGINYPVMINQKLLGVIGISGDPEECRSLGFLLTKITEVLIKEQMIKTAVQSLDELRSSIVRMLIFENEKEDTFMNEHLQPLQYELEERAFVAVIHLQGLNNASSLFVNMKGMLIEQGIQLFTYLFPSQYVLIMNESQYKAALQILHTRFCSMDVSCSVGIGSVGVIAELTKSYAHAKLALKYALSKKETVCEYEKLDLEMIMENIDSHIRNDYTVKLIGNLAEGEINLLHTYYRHNLSLKRTAEELFIHKNTLQYRLEKIAEKTGVNPRDYHDSVKLYIALLLQTL; this is translated from the coding sequence ATGAAAGAACAGTTTCAGATTAGTCCTTCTTTAGCTCAAATGATTGTAGATGCGGCAAAAGAAGTGATTGGAAAGGATATAAACTTTATTCATCTGGATGGAAAAGTGATCGCCAGTACGGATCCCGGACGAATTGGCTCTTTTCATGCTGCTGCCCTTCAAGTGCGGAAAACAGAAAGGGTGATAGAGGTTTTGGAGAACGAGATATTTAAGGGCACAAGAAAAGGCATTAATTATCCCGTCATGATCAATCAGAAATTGCTTGGTGTGATCGGCATATCTGGAGATCCAGAAGAATGCAGGTCATTGGGATTTTTGCTGACCAAAATTACAGAGGTGTTAATTAAGGAACAAATGATCAAAACGGCTGTTCAATCTTTAGATGAATTACGCTCTTCCATTGTTCGCATGCTTATTTTTGAAAATGAAAAAGAAGATACTTTCATGAATGAACACCTGCAGCCATTGCAATACGAATTAGAAGAGAGAGCGTTTGTCGCTGTTATTCACCTGCAAGGTTTAAATAACGCCTCGTCACTCTTTGTTAACATGAAGGGGATGTTAATCGAACAGGGCATTCAGCTTTTTACTTACTTATTCCCCAGCCAGTACGTCTTAATTATGAATGAGTCACAGTATAAAGCAGCGCTACAAATTCTTCATACCCGTTTCTGTTCTATGGATGTAAGCTGTTCGGTGGGGATAGGCAGCGTTGGCGTTATAGCGGAGCTCACAAAATCTTATGCCCATGCAAAGCTTGCCTTAAAATACGCCCTTTCAAAAAAGGAAACGGTATGCGAATACGAAAAGCTGGATTTAGAAATGATCATGGAAAATATTGATTCCCATATAAGAAATGACTATACGGTAAAACTTATCGGTAACCTTGCAGAAGGGGAAATAAACCTTTTACATACTTATTATCGCCATAACCTCTCGTTGAAGAGAACAGCTGAAGAACTATTTATCCACAAAAATACGCTGCAGTATCGTCTTGAGAAAATTGCTGAAAAAACCGGGGTAAATCCAAGAGACTACCATGATTCTGTGAAATTGTATATTGCTCTTTTGCTTCAAACTCTTTAG
- a CDS encoding metallophosphoesterase: protein MSIESRKPGMAQKFMFMGASAALGLSLFASTSVSAERNEQTDKKPSFEFGLIADVQYCDCDTAGVRYYRNSISKLQEATAELNQHNLAFTVQTGDIIDRNVESFDTILPYFNKIEGPKYSVLGNHDFAVPTDEVIDILDMENQYYDFSEKGWRFIVLDTNDLSFYANEAGSEKYQQAEQMYNGLKATGATNAQTWNGGVGSEQMTWLHNVLQKSAQKHEKVVVIGHHPVYPANEHNAWNDAEIIQELESAGNVVAYFNGHNHAGNYSEKNGISYVNFQGMLDTPDTNAYSVIQVFKDRLEIDGFGREQDRTIEVNTSRKQVQETK, encoded by the coding sequence ATGTCAATCGAATCCAGAAAACCAGGCATGGCACAAAAATTCATGTTTATGGGTGCTTCTGCCGCATTAGGATTATCTTTATTTGCTTCAACGTCTGTATCTGCCGAAAGAAACGAACAGACAGACAAAAAGCCTTCTTTTGAATTCGGGCTGATTGCGGACGTCCAGTATTGTGACTGTGATACAGCAGGCGTACGTTATTACCGGAATTCAATCAGCAAGCTGCAGGAAGCAACAGCCGAACTCAATCAGCATAATCTCGCGTTCACTGTCCAGACAGGTGATATCATCGACCGGAACGTGGAGAGCTTTGATACGATTCTTCCTTATTTCAACAAAATTGAAGGTCCTAAATACAGTGTGCTCGGCAACCATGACTTCGCAGTACCAACAGATGAAGTGATTGACATTTTAGATATGGAAAATCAATATTATGACTTTTCCGAAAAAGGCTGGCGTTTTATCGTGTTAGACACCAATGATCTGAGCTTTTATGCAAATGAAGCAGGTTCCGAGAAATATCAGCAAGCCGAGCAAATGTATAATGGGCTAAAAGCGACGGGCGCGACAAATGCCCAGACCTGGAATGGCGGCGTAGGCTCCGAACAAATGACATGGTTACATAACGTTCTTCAAAAATCCGCTCAAAAGCATGAAAAAGTCGTGGTGATTGGTCATCATCCAGTGTACCCTGCCAACGAGCATAACGCATGGAATGACGCTGAAATCATACAGGAGCTGGAGTCTGCAGGCAATGTAGTGGCTTACTTTAACGGTCACAATCATGCGGGCAACTACAGCGAGAAAAACGGAATTTCCTATGTGAACTTCCAGGGCATGCTTGACACCCCTGATACTAACGCGTACTCTGTCATCCAAGTATTCAAGGACCGCTTGGAGATTGATGGCTTTGGCCGGGAACAGGACCGCACAATCGAAGTGAATACGTCCCGCAAACAAGTTCAAGAAACAAAATAA
- a CDS encoding cation diffusion facilitator family transporter, giving the protein MDQKYLDLKMGERGAILSIFVYICLSAFKLTVGYIANSEALQADGLNNTTDIIASIAVLIGLKISQRPADQDHPYGHWKAEPVASLVAAFIMVAVGLQVLYTAALSVFDRATEAPDPIAAWTGLFCAAVMYGVYRYNRRLAQKIRSQSVMAAAKDNLSDAWVSIGTAVGILGSQFGLPWLDPVAAVVVGLLICKTGWEIFREASHDLTDGYDENQLEVYKKSIFEIPGVKGIKTIRARKYGSSSVVDVVILVNSTLGIGAAHDISVDVEDALTKAHDVIEVHVHVEPNY; this is encoded by the coding sequence ATGGATCAGAAATATCTTGATTTAAAGATGGGGGAACGGGGAGCCATCCTCAGCATCTTTGTATATATATGCTTATCTGCTTTTAAATTAACAGTTGGTTACATAGCGAACTCCGAAGCATTACAGGCAGATGGTTTAAACAATACAACTGATATTATTGCTTCTATTGCTGTGTTAATTGGATTGAAAATTTCTCAAAGACCGGCAGATCAAGACCATCCTTATGGTCACTGGAAAGCGGAACCTGTCGCTTCACTGGTGGCTGCATTTATCATGGTTGCTGTAGGTCTTCAGGTTTTGTATACAGCCGCTTTATCTGTTTTTGATCGTGCAACTGAAGCACCAGACCCTATTGCGGCCTGGACAGGCCTTTTTTGTGCGGCTGTCATGTATGGGGTATACCGGTATAACCGGAGATTGGCACAAAAAATTAGAAGCCAGTCTGTGATGGCTGCAGCGAAAGACAATTTATCCGATGCCTGGGTCAGCATCGGAACAGCAGTCGGTATTTTAGGGTCTCAATTTGGCCTTCCCTGGCTGGACCCTGTCGCAGCCGTTGTTGTCGGCCTGCTTATTTGCAAAACAGGATGGGAAATCTTTCGAGAAGCTTCTCATGATTTAACGGACGGCTATGACGAAAATCAGCTCGAGGTCTACAAGAAATCGATTTTTGAAATTCCTGGAGTAAAAGGAATTAAAACGATAAGAGCAAGAAAATACGGCAGCAGCTCTGTAGTTGATGTTGTGATTTTGGTAAACTCCACTTTAGGGATCGGGGCAGCTCATGATATTTCAGTGGATGTAGAAGATGCATTGACGAAGGCACACGATGTGATTGAAGTACATGTTCACGTAGAACCTAATTACTGA